One segment of Carya illinoinensis cultivar Pawnee chromosome 1, C.illinoinensisPawnee_v1, whole genome shotgun sequence DNA contains the following:
- the LOC122309867 gene encoding uncharacterized protein LOC122309867, which yields MNNILPALAFATAWIFGLVLISGSFIHVVVGEVMLMTLIQVRELNLPGAKERSDHPAQSASATNKQDLMKGNPRCRLVVEVEEPAQAGNWRIRLQSTTKKLKPESRTLQLKSIVIAQCKLKKNASKKNYIDLVKLFKFEIYATINISYSLY from the exons ATGAACAATATCCTTCCTGCACTGGCATTTGCAACAGCTTGGATTTTTGGGTTAGTTTTAATATCAGGATCATTTATACATGTGGTGGTTGGAGAAGTAATGTTGATGACTCTAATCCAAGTACGGGAGCTCAATTTGCCAGGGGCGAAAGAAAGATCAGACCACCCTGCTCAATCTGCTAGTGCAACAAATAAGCAAGATCTCATGAAGG GCAATCCACGATGCAGACTGGTAGTTGAAGTTGAAGAGCCTGCGCAGGCTGGTAATTGGAGGATCCGACTTCAATCCACAACGAAGAAACTGAAACCTGAGAGCAGAACTCTGCAACTTAAAAGCATTGTCATTGCACAatgcaaattaaagaaaaatgcttcaaaaaaaaattatattgaccTAGTTAAACTTTTCAAATTTGAGATTTATGCTACAATAAATATTAGTTACTCTTTATATTAG